The following proteins are encoded in a genomic region of Burkholderia gladioli:
- a CDS encoding GspE/PulE family protein: MNQDMADQDCWQSQAGAAGIELADYVERLLLAEPRALGRVAARLALAALDPQALRDAKPSFDLLALHDALALRVLPVEIGGAASLVLADPLARATREALQARFPAGPIDLAMSLPGEVDRLLGEFESSERVMDDAAVDTQGDSLAQAVESITLASIANDQSPIIRLVNMTLYDALQGRASDIHLEASQDGLHIRYRIDGVLQSIRRVPGVEVAVQAMSRLKVLATLDIAEKRVPQDGRFKAVLQGREIDFRVSIMPGTHGENAVLRILDRSQRGGEIRLDGLGFDAGTAQRIRALAQRPYGLLLVTGPTGSGKSTTLYAVLSEVGTGEEKIITIEDPVEYELDGVLQIPVNERKGLGFARGLRSILRHDPDTVMVGEIRDAETAAIAVQSALTGHRVFSTVHANDGFSVIDRFIYMGVEPSTFLEALNGVVSQRLVRRICSACGHGANTAARRGAFARLSVEALAHAVEAGPGCESCRGTGYHGRIGLAEVLPLDEPIKAALLARSIDKRVRALAANPHYLSMREAGLAAIRQGLTTFQEVQRAIALA; this comes from the coding sequence ATGAATCAAGACATGGCTGATCAGGACTGCTGGCAATCACAGGCCGGCGCGGCCGGTATCGAGTTGGCCGACTATGTCGAGCGCTTGCTGCTCGCCGAGCCGCGCGCGCTTGGCCGCGTGGCGGCCCGGCTGGCGCTGGCGGCGCTCGATCCGCAAGCGCTGCGCGACGCGAAGCCCAGTTTCGACCTGCTGGCGCTGCACGACGCGCTGGCGCTGCGGGTCCTGCCGGTCGAGATCGGCGGGGCGGCCAGCCTGGTGCTCGCCGATCCGCTGGCGCGCGCGACGCGCGAGGCCTTGCAGGCGCGATTCCCGGCGGGCCCGATCGACCTGGCGATGAGCCTGCCGGGCGAGGTGGACCGCCTGCTGGGCGAGTTCGAGTCGAGCGAGCGGGTGATGGACGACGCGGCCGTCGACACGCAGGGCGATTCGCTGGCGCAGGCGGTGGAATCGATCACGCTGGCGAGCATCGCGAACGACCAGAGCCCCATCATCCGTCTCGTCAACATGACGCTCTACGACGCGCTGCAGGGCCGCGCCAGCGATATCCACCTGGAGGCTTCGCAGGACGGCCTGCATATCCGCTATCGCATCGACGGGGTCCTGCAGTCGATCCGCCGGGTGCCCGGCGTCGAGGTCGCGGTACAGGCGATGTCGCGGCTGAAGGTGCTGGCCACCCTCGACATCGCCGAAAAACGCGTGCCGCAGGATGGGCGCTTCAAGGCGGTCCTGCAAGGACGCGAAATCGATTTCCGGGTGTCGATCATGCCGGGCACGCATGGCGAGAACGCCGTGCTGCGGATTCTCGACCGGTCGCAGCGGGGCGGCGAGATCCGCCTCGACGGGCTCGGCTTCGATGCCGGCACGGCGCAGCGCATCCGCGCGCTCGCGCAACGGCCTTACGGCTTGCTGCTGGTGACGGGTCCGACCGGCAGCGGCAAGTCGACCACGCTCTACGCGGTGCTCTCGGAGGTCGGGACCGGCGAGGAGAAGATCATCACCATCGAGGATCCGGTCGAATACGAGCTGGATGGCGTGCTGCAGATTCCCGTCAACGAGCGCAAGGGGCTGGGTTTCGCGCGCGGCCTGCGCTCGATCCTGCGCCACGATCCCGACACGGTGATGGTGGGCGAGATCCGCGACGCGGAAACCGCCGCGATCGCGGTCCAGTCGGCGCTGACCGGCCATCGCGTGTTCTCCACCGTGCATGCGAACGACGGCTTCAGCGTGATCGATCGCTTCATCTACATGGGCGTGGAGCCGTCCACCTTCCTCGAGGCGCTCAATGGCGTGGTGTCGCAACGCCTGGTGCGGCGCATCTGTTCCGCCTGCGGCCACGGCGCCAATACGGCGGCCAGGCGCGGCGCCTTCGCCCGCTTGTCGGTGGAGGCGCTCGCGCATGCGGTCGAGGCCGGCCCCGGCTGCGAGAGCTGTCGCGGCACCGGCTATCACGGGCGGATCGGGCTGGCCGAGGTCCTGCCGCTGGACGAGCCGATCAAGGCGGCCTTGCTGGCGCGCTCGATCGACAAGCGGGTACGCGCGCTGGCGGCCAATCCGCATTACCTGTCGATGCGCGAGGCGGGGCTGGCGGCGATCCGCCAGGGGCTGACGACGTTCCAGGAGGTGCAGCGTGCGATCGCCCTGGCATGA
- a CDS encoding type II secretion system F family protein, whose product MPMFRVRLLRDGQLATQAMEAADEAELRARLRASAAPAVVLDVRRQRRLGGARRQPRFALALFLQELSSLLDAGLVLIEALEALHGKCDGGRQAQQVIGRVLAVMVEGQPFSAALARQPGIFPALLVATIESAEGNGQLSEVLRRYQQYEHRIEQIRKRVTGAMVYPGVVIGVGFCILLFMAFFVIPRFSAVFEALSTLPPTARLMLAWSGLLARHGALVWAALAGSIAAIGLALRTQAAQRAARQLIWRLPKLREAGRLFALTRFYRTVGLLVHGGTPAIAALEMAGRLLPEPYRAGLAAALVDLRAGLPVSAVLASRQLTTSVAERLLRVGEQSGDLGGMCEQIAHFHDAALDRSVELLSKVFEPVLMLAVGATVGTVVILLYLPIFELASSLG is encoded by the coding sequence ATGCCGATGTTCAGGGTGCGCCTGCTGCGCGACGGCCAGCTCGCGACGCAGGCGATGGAGGCCGCGGACGAGGCCGAGCTGCGGGCGCGGCTGCGCGCCTCGGCGGCGCCGGCGGTGGTGCTCGACGTGCGCAGGCAGCGCCGGCTCGGCGGCGCGCGGCGGCAGCCGAGATTCGCGCTCGCGCTGTTCCTGCAGGAACTCTCGAGCCTGCTCGATGCCGGCCTGGTGCTGATCGAGGCGCTCGAGGCCCTGCACGGCAAGTGCGATGGCGGCCGGCAGGCGCAGCAGGTGATCGGGCGCGTGCTGGCGGTGATGGTCGAGGGCCAGCCGTTCTCGGCGGCGCTGGCCAGGCAGCCCGGGATCTTTCCGGCCCTGCTGGTGGCCACGATCGAATCGGCGGAAGGCAATGGCCAGTTGTCCGAGGTATTGCGGCGCTACCAGCAGTACGAGCATCGCATCGAGCAGATCAGGAAGCGCGTCACGGGGGCGATGGTGTATCCGGGCGTGGTGATCGGCGTTGGATTCTGCATCCTGCTGTTCATGGCCTTCTTCGTGATCCCGCGCTTTTCCGCCGTGTTCGAGGCCTTGAGCACGCTGCCGCCGACCGCCCGGTTGATGCTGGCCTGGTCGGGCCTGCTGGCGCGGCACGGCGCGCTGGTGTGGGCGGCGCTGGCGGGCTCGATCGCGGCGATCGGGCTGGCGCTGCGCACGCAGGCGGCGCAGCGCGCCGCGCGGCAGCTCATCTGGCGCCTGCCGAAGCTGCGCGAAGCCGGCCGGCTGTTCGCGCTGACGCGTTTCTATCGCACGGTCGGCCTGCTGGTCCACGGCGGCACGCCAGCCATCGCGGCGCTGGAGATGGCCGGCAGGCTGCTGCCCGAGCCCTATCGGGCCGGCCTGGCGGCGGCGCTGGTGGACCTGCGCGCGGGGCTGCCCGTCTCCGCCGTGCTGGCCAGCCGGCAGTTGACGACCTCGGTGGCCGAGCGCCTGCTGCGCGTCGGCGAGCAGAGCGGAGACCTGGGCGGCATGTGCGAGCAGATCGCGCATTTCCACGACGCCGCGCTGGACCGCTCGGTGGAGTTGCTGAGCAAGGTATTCGAGCCGGTGCTGATGCTGGCCGTCGGGGCGACCGTGGGCACCGTCGTGATCCTGCTCTACCTGCCGATCTTCGAACTCGCCTCCAGCCTCGGCTGA
- the gspG gene encoding type II secretion system major pseudopilin GspG gives MKPHELTPRRQQGFTLLELLVVLLIIALLAAYVGPKLFSQVDKAKVKATQAQMTTLADALTQFRLDTGRYPTQEEGLGVLVAPARNLDGWSGPYLAKAVPNDGWGRPYRWNVPGRDGEAEIVSLGRDAREGGEGVDGDLVYGL, from the coding sequence ATGAAACCTCATGAATTGACGCCGCGACGGCAGCAGGGCTTCACCCTGCTCGAGCTGCTGGTGGTGCTGCTGATCATTGCCTTGCTGGCCGCCTATGTCGGCCCGAAGCTGTTCTCCCAGGTCGACAAGGCCAAGGTCAAGGCAACGCAGGCGCAGATGACGACGCTGGCCGATGCCCTGACGCAGTTCCGGCTCGACACCGGCCGTTATCCGACGCAGGAGGAAGGGCTCGGCGTGCTGGTGGCGCCGGCGCGGAACCTGGACGGCTGGAGCGGCCCCTACCTGGCCAAGGCGGTGCCGAACGACGGCTGGGGGCGCCCCTATCGATGGAACGTGCCGGGCCGCGACGGCGAGGCCGAAATCGTCTCGCTCGGGCGCGACGCACGCGAAGGCGGGGAGGGCGTGGATGGCGACCTGGTCTATGGCCTCTGA
- a CDS encoding transglycosylase SLT domain-containing protein produces the protein MASEPCRPYRLLGPWRAALAAGALCLAQPGGALAQDCWTRAGDKYGIDPLLLAAIARVESAMNPAAVNRNRNGTTDIGLMQINSTHLPRLHKAGITRKRLLAEPCTSIDTGAAILAGFIERLGPTWNAVGAYNAGASPARARARQAYVDKVWRAYRQLTRDRAASLAGLVDWRR, from the coding sequence ATGGCCTCTGAGCCTTGCCGGCCCTATCGACTTCTCGGCCCGTGGCGGGCGGCCCTGGCGGCGGGCGCGCTGTGCCTGGCGCAGCCGGGCGGCGCGCTCGCGCAGGATTGCTGGACCCGCGCCGGCGACAAGTACGGCATCGATCCGCTGCTGCTGGCGGCGATCGCCCGGGTGGAGTCGGCGATGAACCCGGCGGCCGTCAACCGCAATCGCAATGGCACGACCGACATCGGGCTCATGCAGATCAACAGCACGCACCTGCCGCGGCTGCACAAGGCCGGCATCACGCGCAAGCGGCTGCTGGCCGAGCCCTGCACCTCGATCGATACCGGCGCGGCGATCCTGGCTGGCTTCATCGAGCGGCTCGGCCCTACCTGGAACGCGGTGGGCGCCTACAACGCCGGCGCCTCGCCCGCCAGGGCGCGTGCCCGGCAGGCCTATGTCGACAAGGTCTGGCGGGCCTACCGGCAACTGACGCGCGACCGCGCGGCCAGCCTGGCCGGGCTGGTCGACTGGAGGCGATGA